The following coding sequences lie in one Apium graveolens cultivar Ventura chromosome 3, ASM990537v1, whole genome shotgun sequence genomic window:
- the LOC141713323 gene encoding porphobilinogen deaminase, chloroplastic-like — protein METMVSLNQTIFPTRSTILSSKFINGPMCSGLVLCMPRSFKACPRNVTTRASSSSVAVEQNPQTKVAIIRIGTRGSPLALAQAYETREKLMAKHAELAEDGAIQIVVIKTTGDKILTQPLADIGGKGLFTKEIDEALLNSEIDIAVHSMKDVPTYLPEKTILPCNMDREDVRDAFISLSAASLADLPAGSTIGTASLRRKSQILHKYPSLKVLDNFRGNVQTRLKKLNEGVVQATLLALAGLKRLNMTDNVATILSIDEMLPAVAQGAIGIACRSNDDTMATYLASLNHEETRLAVACERAFLLTLDGSCRTPIAGYASRDKDGNCVFKGLVASPDGTRVLETSRKGLYSYEDMIAMGKDAGQELLSRGGSNFFDS, from the exons ATGGAGACAATGGTATCTCTGAATCAAACGATCTTTCCCACACGAAGCACAATCTTAAGCAGCAAATTCATAAATGGGCCAATGTGTTCAGGTCTAGTACTGTGTATGCCCAGAAGCTTCAAAGCTTGTCCACGCAATGTGACAACAAGGGCTTCTTCATCTTCAGTAGCTGTTGAACAAAACCCACAAACTAAAGTTGCTATCATTAGAATTGGCACTAGAGGAAG CCCACTAGCCCTTGCACAAGCTTATGAAACACGAGAAAAGCTCATGGCAAAGCATGCAGAGTTGGCAGAAGATGGAGCAATCCAGATTGTGGTGATTAAAACTACTGGTGATAAAATCTTGACCCAGCCTCTTGCAGACATTGGTGGGAAAGGATTGTTCACTAAAGAGATAGACGAGGCTCTGTTAAATTCAGAAATTGACATAGCTGTCCACTCGATGAAAGATGTTCCAACCTATCTTCCAGAAAAGACAATCTTACCCTGTAATATGGATCGTGAGGATGTTAGAGATGCATTTATATCCTTATCTGCAGCTTCTTTAGCAGACCTTCCGGCTGGAAGTACCATTGGTACTGCTTCACTTAGAAGGAAATCACAGATACTACATAAATATCCATCACTAAAA GTCCTGGATAACTTTCGGGGCAATGTCCAGACAAGGTTGAAAAAGTTAAATGAAGGTGTTGTCCAAGCAACATTACTCGCATTAGCAGGACTGAAACGTCTGAACATGACTGATAATGTGGCCACCATTCTTTCTATTGATGAAATGCTTCCAGCTGTAGCCCAAGGGGCCATCGGGATTGCATGCAGAAGTAATGATGATACTATG GCTACTTACTTGGCCTCCTTGAATCACGAGGAAACTAGATTAGCAGTAGCATGTGAAAGGGCATTTCTGCTAACTCTGGATGGGTCTTGTCGGACTCCCATTGCTGGATATGCCTCTAGAGATAAAGATGGAAACTGTGTATTTAAAGGTCTAGTAGCCTCTCCAGATGGAACCCGCG TACTCGAAACTTCTAGAAAAGGCCTATATTCTTATGAGGATATGATTGCAATGGGGAAGGATGCTGGTCAAGAACTTCTCTCAAGAGGTGGTTCAAACTTTTTTGATAGCTAG
- the LOC141713324 gene encoding uncharacterized protein LOC141713324 → MAKPVRRRSPSGSISGSSSRSRSRSISGSDSSRSRSRSFTSSSSRSRSFSSRSPSPNRRVKSPAEGAKRGRSPPAKKATPPPPPPRKASPIPQSLKLCIRQLTRNVNENHLREILGTFGEVVSVKLEIDYRANLSKGFGYVEFKTRAEAEKAQAYMDGAQIDGNIVQANFTIPARTTPSKAVAAASGRDAKRNDDLAADAEKDGPKRQRELSPRRKVSPSRRRSPVARRRSPRRDMDSSPRRHDSTIRRRMNSPYRRGNSPPPRRKPASPFRGRSPSSPPRRASPSRIRGRRSPPPQRRRSPRRARSPPRRSPIPRRRSRSPMRRPIRSRSRSVSPRRGRAPPGRRGRSSSSGSPSPRKVVRKISRSRSPRRRGRSSSNSSSSSSPPPKP, encoded by the exons ATGGCGAAACCAGTACGACGTCGTTCACCATCAGGTTCAATTTCAGGCTCCTCGTCTCGATCTCGTTCTCGTTCAATCTCTGGCAGTGACTCAAGTCGCTCTCGTTCTCGCTCCTTCACTTCCTCCTCAAGTCGCTCTCGCAGCTTCAGTTCTCGCAGTCCCTCTCCCAATCGTCGCGTAAAGAG TCCTGCTGAAGGAGCTAAAAGAGGCCGTTCACCGCCCGCGAAAAAAGCAACTCCACCGCCACCACCTCCACG GAAAGCTTCTCCTATTCCCCAATCGCTTAAACTTTGCATTCGCCAGCTCACGAGGAATGTGAATGAAAATCACTTAAGGGAAATACTTG GTACTTTTGGTGAAGTAGTAAGTGTAAAATTGGAAATAGATTATAGA GCTAACCTTTCAAAAGGATTTGGTTATGTGGAATTCAAGACAAGAGCTGAGGCTGAAAAGGCACAGGCTTACATGGATGGG GCTCAGATTGACGGTAATATTGTTCAAGCTAACTTCACAATACCTGCAAGGACAACTCCTTCGAAGGCTGTTGCTGCTGCTTCAGGAAGAGATGCTAAAAGGAATGATGATCTTGCTGCTGACGCCGAAAAAGATGGACCAAAGAGGCAGAGAGAGT TATCTCCACGTCGAAAAGTTTCACCTTCCCGAAGGAGATCACCTGTGGCCAGAAGAAGATCCCCTAGAAGGGATATGGATTCATCTCCAAGGCGGCATGATTCTACCATTCGTCGGCGCATGAATTCCCCTTATCGTCGTGGTAATTCACCACCTCCTAGGAGAAAGCCCGCATCCCCATTTAGAGGTCGTTCGCCATCCTCTCCGCCAAGGAG GGCTTCTCCGTCAAGAATTCGTGGTAGACGTTCTCCCCCACCTCAAAGGCGACG TTCCCCTAGACGAGCTCGCAGCCCCCCAAGGAGATCTCCAATTCCTCGTAGACGTTCCCGTTCTCCTATGCGTAGACCTATTCGCTCGCGTTCTAGATCAGTCTCCCCGCGGAG AGGTCGAGCTCCACCTGGAAGACGTGGAAGGTCATCATCTTCTGGATCTCCTAGTCCACGCAAG GTTGTTCGCAAGATATCAAGGAGTCGTAGTCCCAGAAG GAGAGGGAGAAGCAGTAGCAACAGCAGTAGCAGCAGCTCACCACCTCCGAAGCCTTGA
- the LOC141713325 gene encoding protein NARROW LEAF 1, which translates to MDRGRPNIRVRYSGSTPSDESALDLEKNCCGHSNLPSFNSSSLQQYASGGQHCESNAPYFSWPTSSRLSDAAEERANYFANLQKEVLNETPGRMPKGQQANTLLELMTIRAFHSKILRCYSLGTAIGFRIRQGVLTDIPAILVFVSRKVHKQWLTPLQCLPTALEGPGGVWCDVDVVEFSYFGAPEPAPKEQLYTEIVDDLRGSDPCIGSGSQVASQETYGTLGAIVRSQTGNRQVGFLTNRHVAVDLDYPNQKMFHPLPPTLGPGVYLGAVERATSFITDDLWYGIFAGINPETFVRADGAFIPFSDDFDLSTVTTSVKGVGDIGDVKNIDLQSPVNSLIGKQVMKVGRSSGLTTGTVLACALEYNDEKGICFLTDFLVVGENQQTFDLEGDSGSLIILKGDEGEKPRPIGIIWGGTANRGRLKLKVGQPPENWTSGVDLRRLLNHLELDLITTSEALKVAVQEQRAASATAVGSTVGDSSPPEIVLPKDKAEPLGINIQQIPVEDGIGGLDVNSSPVETEFQLEEAVNIGPSVEHQFIPSSLGCSPLHRDDQRCNVASDNLSALRNGSSEDLGFSLQLGDHEPKRRRSDPSPSGEAK; encoded by the exons ATGGACAGGGGAAGGCCAAATATTAGAGTTCGTTACTCAGGTTCAACACCTTCCGACGAATCAGCCTTAGATCTTGAAAAGAACTGTTGTGGCCATTCTAATTTGCCTTCATTTAATTCATCGAGTCTTCAACAATATGCATCTGGAGGACAGCACTGTGAGAGTAATGCTCCATACTTTTCATGGCCTACTTCAAGCCGCTTAAGTGATGCAGCTGAAGAGAGGGCAAACTACTTCGCAAACCTACAGAAAGAGGTATTGAATGAAACTCCTGGTCGGATGCCAAAAGGGCAGCAAGCAAATACTTTACTGGAGCTGATGACTATAAGGGCATTCCACAGCAAGATCTTACGTTGTTACAGTCTTGGCACAGCAATTGGATTCCGTATCCGACAAGGTGTTTTGACAGACATACCAGCTATTCTGGTGTTTGTTTCGAGGAAAGTTCATAAGCAATGGCTTACTCCTCTTCAGTGTCTACCCACCGCGCTGGAG GGTCCAGGAGGTGTATGGTGTGATGTTGATGTGGTGGAATTTTCGTATTTTGGCGCACCTGAGCCAGCACCAAAGGAACAATTGTATACTGAAATTGTTGATGACCTACGTGGAAGCGACCCGTGTATTGGTTCTGGTTCACAG GTAGCGAGTCAAGAGACCTATGGAACCTTGGGTGCTATAGTGAGGAGTCAAACAGGCAACAGGCAAGTTGGTTTCCTCACAAATCGACATGTTGCGGTTGATTTAGATTACCCAAACCAAAAGATGTTCCATCCTTTACCTCCAACACTTGGACCTGGTGTGTATCTTGGTGCAGTAGAGAGAGCTACTTCATTCATAACAGATGACCTATGGTATGGCATATTTGCTGGCATCAACCCAG AGACATTTGTGAGAGCAGATGGAGCATTCATCCCGTTTAGTGAtgattttgacttgtcaaccgTAACTACATCTGTAAAAGGTGTAGGAGATATTGGAGATGTTAAGAATATAGACTTGCAGTCTCCGGTCAACAGTCTTATTGGTAAGCAGGTGATGAAGGTCGGAAGAAGTTCTGGCTTGACTACAGGGACTGTGTTGGCTTGTGCGCTTGAGTACAATGACGAGAAAGGAATATGTTTCTTAACTGACTTTCTTGTTGTGGGGGAGAACCAACAAACTTTCGACCTTGAAGGAGATAGTGGAAGTCTAATCATTTTAAAGGGAGATGAAGGGGAGAAGCCAAGACCAATCGGAATTATATGGGGTGGAACTGCCAATCGAGGTCGTCTTAAACTGAAAGTTGGTCAACCTCCAGAGAATTGGACTAGCGGGGTTGATCTTCGACGGTTGCTCAATCACCTTGAACTTGATCTAATTACAACTAGTGAAGCACTTAAAG TTGCAGTGCAAGAACAGAGAGCTGCTTCAGCAACAGCAGTCGGCTCTACCGTTGGAGACTCTTCACCACCTGAAATAGTACTTCCAAAGGACAAAGCAGAGCCTCTTGGAATCAACATCCAGCAGATTCCAGTAGAAGATGGAATAGGAGGCCTAGATGTGAACTCATCGCCTGTGGAAACCGAGTTTCAGTTAGAAGAAGCGGTCAACATTGGTCCGAGTGTTGAACACCAGTTCATTCCAAGTTCTCTTGGTTGCTCTCCCCTGCACAGGGATGATCAACGATGTAATGTAGCATCGGATAATCTTTCGGCTTTGAGAAATGGCTCAAGTGAAGATCTTGGGTTTTCATTGCAGCTAGGTGACCATGAGCCTAAGAGAAGACGTTCTGATCCTTCACCTAGCGGAGAAGCCAAATGA